The following are encoded together in the Kribbella sp. CA-293567 genome:
- the infC gene encoding translation initiation factor IF-3, which yields MTIELRVNERIRVPEVRLVGPNGEQVGIVRIEDALRLAQEADLDLVEVAATARPPVCKLMDFGKYKYETAQKARESRRNQTNTVIKEMKLRPKIDPHDYETKKGHVVRFLRGGDKVKITIMFRGREQSRPELGFRLLQRLAEDVSELGFIESSPRQDGRNMIMVLGPHKKKSEARVDVEAEKAKKLAEHEAEQEAERQERAAQLKQYEDEQAAGATKKPKGPADNLDPE from the coding sequence ATCACCATTGAACTGCGCGTCAACGAGCGCATCCGCGTACCTGAGGTGCGCCTGGTCGGACCGAACGGTGAGCAGGTAGGCATCGTCCGGATCGAGGACGCACTTCGGTTGGCACAGGAAGCCGATCTCGACCTGGTCGAGGTTGCGGCCACGGCACGCCCGCCGGTCTGCAAGCTGATGGATTTCGGCAAGTACAAGTACGAGACCGCGCAGAAGGCGCGCGAGTCCCGCCGGAACCAGACCAACACCGTCATCAAAGAGATGAAGCTGCGGCCGAAGATCGACCCGCACGACTACGAGACCAAAAAGGGTCACGTCGTCCGGTTCCTGCGCGGCGGTGACAAGGTCAAGATCACCATCATGTTCCGCGGACGTGAGCAGTCCCGGCCCGAGCTCGGGTTCCGGTTGCTGCAGCGGCTGGCCGAAGACGTGAGCGAGCTCGGCTTCATCGAGTCCTCGCCGCGCCAGGACGGCCGGAACATGATCATGGTGCTCGGACCGCACAAGAAGAAGTCCGAGGCACGCGTGGACGTCGAGGCCGAGAAGGCCAAGAAGCTCGCCGAGCACGAGGCCGAGCAAGAGGCCGAGCGTCAGGAGCGCGCCGCGCAACTGAAGCAGTACGAGGACGAGCAGGCCGCCGGCGCCACGAAGAAGCCGAAGGGTCCGGCAGACAACCTCGACCCGGAGTGA
- a CDS encoding gamma-glutamyltransferase, with protein MSNPRVAVAAPNAAAAEAGVRVAAEGGNAVDAAIAATLVTMVNEIGVVSPASGGFVTLQVKGGEAVTIDGWVEMPGRGLPEHKFGQGVWDVTTDYGGGTTTTIGHGSVATPGGMKALDLAHQRSGKAPWSEVVRPAIEVARKGFPLSRTSGYYLGYTHEIIFGWHQPSHGVVHEADGQVIKAGTTVVIPELAEALELIAAEGAETLYTGELAELLVRDMAENDGILTAADLAAYEAIVRPALMVRQNGWRLATNPPPAVGGVAAAAILALLDGVPGQGAWNPAELERLIEVQHAVLGRRLAELAEEDVRQLEGQKLLDLASAGDLRALGSPSTATVSVVDDEGDACAITVSSGYGSGVMTPGTGIWLNNALGEQELLHGGPHSLAPGTRLTSNMAPSVARRDSDGAVLAISSPGSDRIPTAIAQVYALYTHGGLSLQEAVEYPRLHVRVRDDIVVDYEEDLADSGFVSSLPSRPMPPHSMYFGGVAAAFWDPVDGLLTVGDPRRTGAVAVSPPT; from the coding sequence ATGAGCAACCCGCGGGTGGCGGTGGCGGCTCCGAACGCCGCGGCAGCCGAGGCCGGCGTGCGGGTCGCGGCCGAAGGCGGTAACGCGGTCGACGCTGCTATCGCTGCCACTCTGGTGACGATGGTCAACGAGATCGGCGTCGTTTCGCCGGCTTCGGGTGGTTTCGTCACCTTGCAGGTCAAGGGTGGCGAGGCTGTCACCATCGACGGCTGGGTGGAGATGCCTGGGCGTGGCCTGCCGGAGCACAAGTTCGGGCAGGGCGTCTGGGACGTGACGACCGACTACGGCGGCGGGACGACCACCACGATCGGCCACGGTTCGGTGGCGACGCCGGGTGGGATGAAGGCGCTCGACCTGGCGCATCAGCGCTCGGGCAAGGCGCCGTGGAGCGAGGTGGTCCGGCCGGCGATCGAGGTCGCGCGGAAGGGATTCCCGCTCAGCCGGACCTCGGGCTACTACCTCGGCTACACCCACGAGATCATCTTCGGCTGGCACCAGCCCAGCCACGGTGTCGTGCACGAGGCCGACGGCCAGGTGATCAAGGCCGGTACGACGGTGGTGATCCCTGAGCTGGCCGAGGCCCTCGAGCTGATCGCGGCCGAAGGCGCCGAGACGCTCTACACCGGTGAGCTGGCGGAGTTGCTGGTCCGCGACATGGCCGAGAACGACGGCATCCTGACCGCCGCGGACCTCGCGGCGTACGAGGCGATCGTGCGGCCGGCCCTGATGGTCCGGCAGAACGGCTGGCGCCTGGCGACCAACCCGCCGCCCGCGGTGGGCGGGGTCGCGGCGGCCGCCATTCTCGCGCTGCTCGACGGCGTGCCGGGGCAGGGCGCGTGGAACCCGGCCGAGCTGGAGCGCCTGATCGAGGTCCAGCACGCGGTGCTCGGTCGTCGGCTGGCCGAGCTCGCCGAAGAAGACGTGCGTCAGCTGGAAGGGCAGAAGCTGCTCGACCTCGCGTCTGCCGGAGATCTGCGCGCTCTCGGCTCACCCAGTACCGCGACGGTCTCCGTGGTCGACGACGAAGGCGACGCCTGCGCGATCACCGTCTCGTCCGGCTACGGCTCCGGCGTGATGACCCCGGGCACCGGCATCTGGCTCAACAACGCGCTCGGCGAGCAGGAGCTTCTGCACGGCGGCCCGCACAGCCTCGCGCCCGGCACGCGGCTCACGTCCAACATGGCGCCGAGTGTCGCCCGCCGCGACAGCGACGGCGCGGTGCTGGCGATCAGCTCGCCAGGTTCCGACCGGATCCCGACCGCCATCGCGCAGGTCTACGCGCTCTACACCCACGGCGGGCTGTCCTTGCAGGAAGCCGTCGAGTATCCCCGGCTGCACGTTCGCGTGCGCGACGACATCGTCGTGGACTACGAGGAGGATCTGGCCGACTCCGGCTTCGTGAGCAGTCTGCCGAGCCGTCCGATGCCGCCGCACTCGATGTACTTCGGCGGCGTCGCGGCGGCCTTCTGGGACCCGGTCGACGGGTTGCTCACGGTCGGCGATCCCCGGCGTACCGGGGCCGTCGCCGTCTCGCCCCCGACCTGA
- a CDS encoding CehA/McbA family metallohydrolase, whose amino-acid sequence MTVLPFGIPGQFWRGNLHTHSNGSDGAWSPDRTARVYREAGYDFVAITDHFRPEYGFPVTDTRELRSAGFTTLIGAELHAPRTELGQSWHIVAVGLPLDFEPPAEAETGPELARRARAAGAFIGMAHPSASLLTAVDAESLDAAHSVEVYNALADRENRGDSWHLTDVLLNRGHRLTTYAADDAHLQPQDPPPCQAWVHVRTETLDPDALLAALKAGHFYSSTGPELYDVRIEDDVVVVRCSPATKILLSGGHPGAEVAQSIDLTEAALPLALFRGTHCRITVEDAAGGRAWTNPIHLPPVDNSTH is encoded by the coding sequence ATGACTGTCCTGCCGTTCGGGATTCCGGGGCAGTTCTGGCGGGGGAACCTGCATACCCACTCGAACGGCTCCGATGGCGCCTGGTCGCCGGACCGGACCGCGCGGGTGTATCGCGAGGCCGGCTACGACTTCGTGGCGATCACCGACCACTTCCGGCCGGAGTACGGGTTCCCGGTGACGGACACTCGGGAGTTGCGGTCGGCGGGATTCACGACTCTGATCGGCGCGGAGCTGCACGCGCCGCGCACCGAGCTCGGGCAGTCCTGGCACATCGTGGCGGTGGGTCTGCCGCTGGATTTCGAGCCGCCGGCGGAGGCGGAGACGGGACCTGAGCTCGCGCGCCGGGCGCGGGCCGCGGGGGCGTTCATCGGGATGGCCCATCCGTCGGCCTCACTCCTGACGGCGGTCGATGCGGAGAGTCTGGACGCGGCGCATTCGGTCGAGGTCTACAACGCGCTCGCCGACCGGGAGAACCGTGGCGACAGCTGGCACCTCACCGATGTTCTGCTGAACCGCGGCCACCGACTCACCACGTACGCCGCGGACGACGCGCATCTACAGCCCCAGGACCCACCTCCGTGCCAGGCGTGGGTCCACGTCCGCACCGAAACCCTCGACCCGGACGCGCTGCTGGCCGCATTGAAGGCCGGCCACTTCTACTCCAGTACCGGCCCGGAGTTGTACGACGTCCGGATCGAAGACGATGTGGTCGTGGTTCGCTGCTCACCCGCGACGAAGATCCTGCTGAGCGGCGGTCACCCCGGCGCGGAAGTTGCCCAAAGCATCGATCTGACCGAGGCTGCGCTCCCGCTCGCCCTCTTCCGCGGTACCCACTGCCGGATCACCGTCGAGGACGCCGCCGGCGGCCGCGCCTGGACCAATCCGATCCACCTGCCCCCTGTGGATAACTCAACTCACTGA
- a CDS encoding TrmH family RNA methyltransferase yields MASPGLLTAQSVRIKQARRLATRAFRRKSGRFLAEGPQAVREALEHRELVVEVYAEPDVATRHRDLRDLAQIADVPWYDVNRAAIEALSETVTSQGVVAVCQLVDVSLEAAVPRTARLVAVGVQVRDPGNVGTLIRTADAAGADAVVLSAESVDPHNPKAVRASVGSLFHLPITVEADIVTAAKSWREQGLQVLAADGYGSSDLDECIEDGTLAKPSVWLFGNEAHGLPDGFDAIVDRSVKVPIYGRAESLNLATAAAVCLYASARAQRR; encoded by the coding sequence GTGGCGAGCCCAGGTCTGCTGACCGCACAGTCCGTGCGGATCAAGCAGGCCCGGAGGCTCGCCACTCGTGCGTTCCGGCGCAAGTCCGGCCGCTTCCTGGCCGAGGGTCCGCAGGCGGTCCGCGAGGCGCTCGAACACCGCGAACTGGTGGTCGAGGTCTACGCCGAGCCTGATGTCGCCACCCGGCACCGGGACCTGCGCGACCTGGCCCAGATCGCCGACGTCCCCTGGTACGACGTCAACCGCGCGGCCATCGAGGCGCTGAGCGAGACGGTCACCTCACAAGGCGTCGTGGCCGTCTGCCAGTTGGTCGACGTCTCGCTCGAGGCCGCCGTACCGCGCACCGCGCGGCTGGTCGCCGTCGGCGTCCAGGTGCGCGATCCGGGCAACGTCGGCACGCTGATCCGGACCGCGGACGCGGCCGGCGCGGACGCCGTCGTACTGTCGGCCGAATCGGTCGATCCGCACAACCCGAAGGCCGTCCGGGCCAGCGTGGGCAGCCTCTTCCACCTGCCGATCACGGTCGAGGCCGACATCGTCACCGCCGCCAAGTCGTGGCGCGAGCAGGGCTTGCAGGTGCTCGCCGCGGACGGTTACGGCAGTTCCGATCTCGACGAGTGCATCGAGGACGGCACCCTCGCGAAGCCGTCGGTCTGGCTGTTCGGCAACGAGGCGCACGGTCTGCCGGACGGGTTCGACGCGATCGTCGACCGATCGGTGAAGGTCCCGATCTACGGCCGCGCCGAGAGCCTCAACCTGGCGACCGCCGCAGCTGTCTGCCTCTACGCCTCGGCCCGCGCGCAGCGTCGATGA
- the pheT gene encoding phenylalanine--tRNA ligase subunit beta, which yields MRVPLSWLREYVELPAGVTGREVGEKLVRAGLEVETVDEAGGGLTGPLVVGKVLSYEPEPQKNGKTIRWCSLDIGNDEPQWVVCGASNFEVGDLVVVVLPGAVLPGGFAISARKTYGHVSSGMICSSSELGLGDDGTHGIVVLEPGEAEVGTDAIELLGLRDDVLDIAVTPDRGYCLSIRGVAREAATAYGVELKDPATLTLTGSQSGGYPVRVEDTEACSVFVTRTVTGIDPAAPSPRWLQQRLVMSGMRPISIGVDVTNYVMLELGQPIHGYDKARLTGDLVVRRATAGEKLMTLDDQTRELDAEDLLITDDSGPIGIAGVMGGASTEISAATTDVVIEAAHFHPIVTARSSRRHKLSSEASRRFEREVDPQLPRYAAQRVADLLAELAGGTILPDETVIDTHVLPAPVTIRADHAARVAGADISVQETLQHLRAVGCTVQETTALPAPSDLISLSAPSWRPDLRDPNDFAEEVIRLFGFDNVPSVLPKAPGGKGLTVAQQRRRRIATALVGAGLTEVVSYPFVGDADFDAMGLPADDARRTTVKLANPLSDEEPSMQTTLLPTLLRTAERNAGRGATDLAIFQTSLVFLPRAESKPAPLPSVAQRPSDEEIQALYDALPHQPLHLGVVLSGSRTPTGWWGKGQPSGWADAVQIARSVAAVVGVEPVLRNVELAPWHPGRCAEVSVGDQVIGHAGELHPKVCQAFGLPARSSAVELDLDALMAAGPSSVVAHPFSSYPVAKEDVALIVGAEVAAAEVEAALVEGAGELLESIRLFDLYTGEQIGEGKKSLAFALRFRAADRTLTETEVSAARQAAVQVTVDRFGAVQRVG from the coding sequence ATGCGGGTCCCACTGTCATGGCTTCGTGAGTACGTCGAGCTGCCGGCCGGCGTCACCGGCCGCGAGGTCGGCGAGAAGCTGGTCCGTGCCGGGCTCGAGGTCGAGACCGTCGACGAGGCGGGCGGCGGCCTGACCGGTCCGCTGGTGGTCGGCAAGGTGCTCAGCTACGAGCCGGAGCCGCAGAAGAACGGCAAGACCATCCGCTGGTGCTCGCTCGACATCGGCAACGACGAGCCGCAGTGGGTGGTCTGCGGTGCGAGCAACTTCGAGGTCGGCGACCTGGTCGTCGTCGTGCTGCCGGGTGCCGTGCTGCCCGGTGGGTTCGCGATCTCGGCGCGCAAGACCTACGGGCACGTCTCCAGCGGGATGATCTGCTCTTCGTCGGAGCTCGGTCTGGGCGACGACGGCACGCACGGCATCGTCGTGCTGGAGCCGGGGGAGGCCGAGGTCGGGACCGACGCGATCGAGCTGCTCGGGCTGCGCGACGACGTGCTCGACATCGCGGTGACGCCGGATCGGGGCTACTGCCTGTCGATTCGCGGGGTCGCCCGCGAGGCCGCCACGGCGTACGGGGTGGAGCTGAAGGACCCGGCCACGCTGACGCTGACCGGTTCGCAGTCCGGTGGCTATCCGGTGCGGGTCGAGGACACCGAGGCGTGCAGCGTCTTCGTGACCCGCACGGTCACCGGGATCGACCCGGCGGCGCCGTCGCCGCGGTGGTTGCAGCAGCGGCTGGTGATGTCGGGGATGCGGCCGATCTCGATCGGGGTCGACGTCACGAACTACGTGATGCTGGAGCTCGGGCAGCCGATCCACGGCTACGACAAGGCCCGGCTGACCGGCGACCTCGTCGTACGGCGCGCGACGGCCGGCGAGAAGCTGATGACGCTGGACGACCAGACCCGGGAGCTGGACGCCGAGGACCTGCTGATCACCGACGACTCCGGCCCGATCGGCATCGCCGGCGTGATGGGCGGCGCGTCCACCGAGATCTCCGCCGCCACCACCGACGTGGTGATCGAGGCGGCACACTTCCACCCGATCGTGACCGCGCGGTCGTCGCGGCGGCACAAGTTGTCGTCCGAGGCGTCGCGCCGGTTCGAGCGTGAGGTCGACCCGCAGCTCCCGCGGTACGCCGCCCAGCGGGTCGCCGACCTGCTGGCCGAGCTGGCCGGCGGCACGATCCTGCCGGACGAGACCGTCATCGACACGCACGTACTGCCTGCGCCGGTGACGATTCGCGCCGACCACGCGGCTCGCGTCGCCGGCGCCGACATCTCCGTCCAAGAAACCCTTCAGCACCTTCGGGCTGTCGGTTGCACTGTTCAGGAGACCACTGCACTTCCTGCGCCTTCCGACCTGATCAGTCTGTCCGCGCCGTCGTGGCGGCCTGATCTGCGGGACCCCAACGACTTCGCCGAAGAGGTCATCCGGCTGTTCGGGTTCGACAACGTGCCGTCGGTGCTGCCGAAGGCGCCTGGTGGCAAGGGGCTGACCGTTGCCCAGCAGCGTCGCCGCCGGATCGCCACCGCGCTGGTGGGCGCCGGGTTGACCGAGGTTGTCTCCTACCCGTTCGTGGGCGACGCCGACTTCGACGCGATGGGGCTGCCGGCCGACGACGCTCGCCGGACGACGGTGAAGCTCGCCAACCCGTTGTCGGACGAAGAGCCGTCCATGCAGACCACGTTGCTGCCGACGCTGCTGCGCACTGCCGAGCGCAACGCCGGCCGGGGAGCCACCGATCTGGCGATCTTCCAGACCAGCTTGGTGTTCCTGCCGCGCGCGGAGTCGAAGCCGGCGCCGCTGCCGTCGGTCGCGCAACGGCCGAGCGACGAAGAGATCCAGGCGCTGTACGACGCGCTGCCGCACCAGCCCCTGCACCTCGGAGTCGTGCTGAGCGGTTCGCGCACGCCGACCGGCTGGTGGGGCAAGGGGCAGCCGTCGGGCTGGGCCGACGCGGTGCAGATCGCCCGGTCGGTCGCCGCCGTGGTCGGTGTCGAGCCGGTACTGCGCAACGTCGAGCTCGCGCCGTGGCACCCCGGCCGCTGCGCCGAGGTCTCGGTCGGTGACCAGGTCATCGGGCACGCCGGCGAGCTGCATCCCAAGGTGTGTCAGGCGTTCGGGTTGCCGGCGCGGTCGAGTGCGGTCGAGCTCGATCTCGACGCGCTGATGGCGGCCGGTCCGTCGTCGGTGGTCGCGCACCCGTTCTCGTCGTACCCGGTCGCCAAGGAGGACGTCGCGCTGATCGTCGGGGCGGAGGTCGCGGCGGCCGAGGTCGAGGCGGCCCTGGTCGAAGGTGCGGGGGAGTTGCTGGAGTCGATCCGGCTGTTCGACCTGTACACCGGCGAGCAGATCGGCGAGGGCAAGAAGTCGCTCGCCTTCGCGCTGCGTTTCCGTGCCGCCGACCGCACGCTGACCGAGACCGAGGTCAGCGCCGCTCGGCAGGCGGCCGTCCAGGTGACGGTCGACCGTTTCGGCGCAGTTCAGCGCGTCGGCTGA
- a CDS encoding carbohydrate ABC transporter permease — MSIVTDPARPVAVPDDPGTPKRGRRKRATTGFNSISPTEKATRYLLLAFVLLITIGPFLWQLSTSLKGSGEDIYTRIPRLLPSQPTLSHYAAVADTIPVWDYMRNSLQVAVLVVGGNIIGSTLAGFALSRLEFRYRKIVLGLFLATLVLPGEVTIISQYVTVREMGLANTLFGVALPGMIGALNVLLMYNAFRSLPIEVDQAAVVDGANVWQRLIHIGLPSVRGTISVVAIFAFIGAWDDFLWPLIVLTDPDKYTLTVGLQYLSGTFSNNPRLIAAGTMIAFVPIVIVFAVCQRFFFKGVEEGAVKG, encoded by the coding sequence ATGAGCATCGTCACCGACCCGGCACGGCCGGTCGCCGTACCGGACGACCCCGGTACGCCGAAGCGCGGCCGCCGCAAGCGCGCGACCACCGGCTTCAACTCGATCTCCCCGACGGAGAAGGCGACGCGGTACCTGCTGCTGGCCTTCGTGCTGCTGATCACGATCGGCCCGTTCCTGTGGCAGCTGTCCACCTCGCTGAAGGGTTCGGGGGAGGACATCTACACCCGGATCCCGCGGCTGCTGCCGTCCCAGCCGACCTTGTCGCACTACGCGGCGGTGGCCGACACCATCCCGGTCTGGGACTACATGCGCAACTCGCTGCAGGTCGCCGTACTGGTGGTCGGCGGCAACATCATCGGGTCGACCCTGGCCGGCTTCGCGTTGTCCCGGCTGGAGTTCCGGTACCGCAAGATCGTGCTCGGGCTGTTCCTGGCGACGCTGGTGCTGCCCGGTGAGGTCACGATCATCTCGCAGTACGTGACGGTGCGGGAGATGGGACTGGCCAACACGCTGTTCGGGGTGGCGTTGCCGGGCATGATCGGCGCGCTGAACGTGCTGCTGATGTACAACGCGTTCCGCTCGCTGCCGATCGAGGTGGACCAGGCCGCGGTGGTCGACGGCGCGAACGTCTGGCAGCGGCTGATCCACATCGGGCTGCCGTCCGTCCGCGGCACGATCAGCGTGGTGGCGATCTTCGCCTTCATCGGCGCCTGGGACGACTTCCTCTGGCCGCTGATCGTGCTGACCGACCCCGACAAGTACACGCTGACCGTCGGTCTGCAGTACCTGTCCGGCACCTTCAGCAACAACCCCCGGCTGATCGCCGCGGGCACGATGATCGCGTTCGTCCCGATCGTGATCGTGTTCGCCGTCTGTCAGCGGTTCTTCTTCAAGGGCGTCGAAGAGGGCGCGGTCAAGGGGTAG
- the rplT gene encoding 50S ribosomal protein L20, protein MARVKRAVNAHKKRRVVLEQASGYRGQRSRLYRKAKEQVTHSLVYAYRDRKARKGDFRKLWIQRINAAARAEGLTYNRLIQGLRLAEVEVDRKILAELAVNDPAAFSALLALAKAALPADVNAKSDAAA, encoded by the coding sequence ATGGCACGCGTGAAGCGGGCAGTGAATGCCCACAAGAAGCGTCGCGTCGTCCTCGAGCAGGCCAGCGGTTACCGCGGCCAGCGCTCGAGGCTGTACCGCAAGGCCAAGGAGCAGGTCACCCACTCGCTCGTCTACGCCTACCGGGACCGCAAGGCGCGCAAGGGCGACTTCCGCAAGCTGTGGATCCAGCGCATCAACGCCGCGGCTCGCGCCGAGGGCCTGACCTACAACCGCCTCATCCAGGGTCTTCGCCTGGCCGAGGTCGAGGTCGACCGCAAGATCCTGGCCGAGCTGGCCGTCAACGACCCGGCGGCGTTCTCGGCGCTGCTGGCGCTGGCCAAGGCGGCCCTGCCGGCCGACGTGAACGCGAAGAGCGACGCCGCAGCCTGA
- a CDS encoding DUF998 domain-containing protein: protein MDRRQWPAARICWLLAPLLYFGLQVFVASAWPVPYQFLDHTISDLGWTTCTIEQRPSGVLASCSPRHAWFNVGGIVVWILLAAGGILLRPLYAGPRAARSLVVLWVVIATFGIATCLVPGDVDLALHSLLAVPVFLGTVAVLFVSARALRPAAPLAARTASVTAVVSLLGLVGLVAALGGLGPVGLTERLAGETVYLWVFFVALYGCRVGRGKKKLVRDW from the coding sequence ATGGATCGACGACAGTGGCCGGCGGCGAGGATCTGCTGGCTGCTGGCCCCGCTGCTGTACTTCGGGTTGCAGGTGTTCGTCGCGAGCGCCTGGCCGGTCCCTTACCAGTTCCTCGATCACACCATCAGCGATCTCGGCTGGACCACCTGCACGATCGAGCAGCGTCCGAGTGGCGTCCTGGCCTCCTGCTCTCCCCGCCACGCCTGGTTCAACGTCGGCGGCATCGTCGTCTGGATCCTGCTGGCGGCCGGGGGCATCCTGCTCCGCCCCCTGTACGCCGGTCCGCGGGCAGCCCGCTCGCTCGTCGTCCTCTGGGTGGTCATCGCGACCTTCGGTATCGCCACCTGCCTGGTCCCGGGCGATGTCGACCTCGCCCTCCACTCGCTCCTGGCCGTCCCCGTCTTCCTCGGCACCGTCGCGGTCCTGTTCGTCAGCGCGCGAGCCCTCCGTCCCGCTGCGCCGCTCGCCGCGCGAACCGCGTCGGTGACTGCCGTCGTGTCGCTGCTCGGCCTGGTGGGCCTGGTCGCCGCCCTCGGTGGTCTCGGGCCGGTCGGCCTCACCGAGCGCCTCGCCGGCGAGACCGTCTACCTCTGGGTCTTCTTCGTCGCCCTCTACGGCTGCCGCGTTGGGCGGGGGAAGAAGAAGCTCGTACGGGACTGGTAG
- a CDS encoding DUF1844 domain-containing protein → MSDQVSTPPASTPVPDAVEPESPAEHQVDPLSTVSRDIAEVPSVEIISTAALHLMSAAAVHLGLAEDLPEHRDLDEARSLIDALAGLLDASAPSLGHHHAAPLRDGLRSLQLAFKEASTIPDEPGTGPGEKYTGEVHPAAASRPKYTKPLPVAE, encoded by the coding sequence ATGAGCGACCAAGTCTCCACTCCGCCTGCCAGCACCCCCGTACCGGACGCCGTCGAGCCCGAATCGCCGGCCGAACACCAGGTGGATCCGCTGTCGACGGTGTCGCGGGACATCGCCGAGGTGCCGAGCGTGGAGATCATCTCCACCGCCGCCCTGCACCTGATGAGCGCGGCAGCGGTCCACCTCGGCCTGGCCGAGGACCTGCCCGAGCACCGCGACCTCGACGAGGCCCGGTCCCTGATCGACGCGCTGGCCGGTCTGCTGGACGCCTCGGCCCCGTCGCTGGGTCACCACCACGCCGCTCCCCTGCGCGACGGCCTGCGCTCCCTCCAGCTCGCGTTCAAGGAAGCGTCGACCATCCCCGACGAGCCCGGCACGGGTCCTGGCGAGAAGTACACCGGCGAGGTGCACCCGGCCGCGGCCTCGCGGCCGAAGTACACCAAGCCGCTGCCGGTCGCGGAGTAG
- the rpmI gene encoding 50S ribosomal protein L35, which produces MPKMKTHSGMKKRVRVTGSGKLRREQTGKRHLAEAKSTKRKRRLSGTVEVATSHVKKAKKLLGI; this is translated from the coding sequence ATGCCGAAGATGAAGACCCACTCGGGGATGAAGAAGCGCGTCCGGGTGACCGGTTCGGGCAAGCTGCGTCGCGAGCAGACCGGCAAGCGTCACCTCGCCGAGGCGAAGTCGACCAAGCGCAAGCGCCGCCTGTCGGGCACCGTCGAGGTCGCCACCTCGCACGTCAAGAAGGCCAAGAAGCTCCTCGGTATCTGA
- the pheS gene encoding phenylalanine--tRNA ligase subunit alpha, translated as MSGPNKNYDPVEVTPLHADEVERARDEALAAFAKAADLAALQEAKAGHLGERSPIALANREIGALPPQGRKEAGQRIGSARKVINEAFAARLAVLEAEHEERMLATERVDVTLPWHSPELGARHPLSLISEQVADVFSALGWDVAEGPEIEAEWLNFDALNFQPDHPARQMQDTFFVDPPGSGTVLRTHTSPVQARSMLTRKPPIYVICPGRVFRTDELDATHTPVFYQVEGLVVDEGITLAHLKGTLDHFVVSMFGEGLEARLRPNFFPFTEPSAEVDLKCFVCRGASVGNPERPCRTCGSEGWIEWGGCGVVNPRVLQACGIDPERYSGFAFGMGLERTLMFRNGVEDMRDMVEGDVRFSRQFGMEI; from the coding sequence ATGTCCGGTCCCAACAAGAACTACGACCCCGTCGAGGTCACTCCTCTGCATGCCGACGAGGTCGAGCGGGCGCGCGACGAGGCTCTGGCTGCCTTCGCGAAGGCAGCCGATCTGGCCGCTCTGCAGGAGGCCAAGGCCGGGCATCTCGGCGAGCGGTCACCGATCGCGCTGGCCAACCGCGAGATCGGTGCGTTGCCGCCGCAGGGGCGCAAGGAGGCCGGTCAGCGGATCGGGTCCGCCCGCAAGGTGATCAACGAGGCGTTCGCCGCTCGGCTCGCGGTGCTGGAGGCCGAGCACGAGGAGCGGATGCTGGCCACCGAGCGCGTCGACGTGACGCTGCCGTGGCACTCCCCCGAGCTCGGCGCGCGGCATCCGCTGTCGCTGATCTCCGAGCAGGTCGCCGACGTGTTCAGCGCGCTCGGCTGGGACGTCGCCGAGGGCCCCGAGATCGAGGCTGAGTGGCTCAACTTCGACGCGCTGAACTTCCAGCCCGACCACCCGGCGCGGCAGATGCAGGACACCTTCTTCGTCGACCCGCCCGGGTCCGGGACGGTACTGCGGACGCACACCTCACCGGTGCAGGCGCGGTCGATGCTGACCCGCAAGCCACCGATCTACGTGATCTGTCCCGGCCGGGTGTTCCGCACCGACGAGCTGGACGCGACCCACACGCCGGTCTTCTACCAGGTCGAGGGCCTGGTGGTGGACGAGGGCATCACGCTCGCGCACCTGAAGGGCACGCTCGACCACTTCGTGGTGTCGATGTTCGGGGAGGGGCTGGAGGCGCGGTTGCGGCCGAACTTCTTCCCGTTCACCGAGCCGTCGGCCGAGGTCGACCTGAAGTGCTTCGTCTGCCGGGGCGCGTCGGTCGGCAACCCGGAGCGGCCCTGCCGCACCTGTGGCAGTGAGGGCTGGATCGAGTGGGGCGGCTGCGGAGTCGTCAACCCGCGAGTGCTGCAGGCGTGTGGCATCGACCCCGAGCGGTACTCCGGATTCGCGTTCGGAATGGGCCTGGAGCGGACGCTGATGTTCCGCAACGGGGTGGAGGACATGCGGGACATGGTCGAGGGTGACGTGCGGTTCAGCCGCCAGTTCGGGATGGAGATCTGA